DNA from Metabacillus flavus:
CGCTGTGTATTTGTATATGGCGAAAGACATCATGACAGTCATGGGTATTCCAGTTAACCGGAACTTCCTAAAGTTCACGAAGGAAGCAAGGCCGCTCCTGCAATCCATTCTGCTTCCGTTCGTTGCCTCTGAAGGCGGGCGCGCAATCGGCAAAGCTGCCCTTAAATACGGAACGAAACAGCTCAGTAAGGAGAGCGCCTCCACTCTTGCGAAGCTCGCGGGAAAAACAGTCGGAAAAGCGAACCTGCTTCTTTCTCCGGTTATTGGATTGGTTGCCGGCAGTTTTAACCGAAAGGTCACCGAATCCATCGCCAACTCCTTCATTAATACATGTGCGGACTTTTTAAGGAAAGAAATCAGCTATAAGGACTACTCCACTACAGAAATTATGGAGAAGCTTTCAATTGGAATGAAGGTACGGATGAATGAGGAAAAAGAGAAGATTGAAAAGCTTGCTGTTAAGAGCTGATTCAGTCAAACGCTTTGTCCAAATTCCTCGGAATTTAAGTTTTTGATGATATATGGAGTTTTCGATAAATATTTACTTAAGCAGTCTGCAATCTATACACAGGCTGTTCTTTTTTATGTTTTAAGAACTAGTTTTATAGAATAAATTGGTTAACTTTTCAATATTTTGGGTAAAACCACTAAATAAAGATCAAATCACTGCAAAAGTCACACCGCTTTTTACTAATATAAGGTAAATTACCCATTCAACCTAATTTATGCCATCGTATATCATAGAATAATGCATACGTAATTTGACGAAATTTCGAATTATCCATAGATTTTTATTTTTTCAGGGGGGACGGATGATGTCGGCCTATTTATCTTATCTATATGAACAATTAAGAGAAAAAGAGGAGCAGCTGGAAAAGCTGCAAGCCGCTAAACCAAAGCTTGAAGAAATTCAGCAGGAATTTAAAGCGAAGATTAAGATGTGTAAGGAACCTGAGCTCACAGCAGACACCTATAATGGGGAACACGCCACGGATTTTGATAAAATCCGGACAGAACTAAAAGAAGAATATAAAGACATGTACGACGGACAGCTTGAAGATATCCTTAATCAGATTCAAGGAAAAATAGAAGAATTAAAAGATCAGATTAAGAATTTAAAAGATCAGATTGCTGCTGAAGAAGCAAGACTTGCCGCTGAGGCAAAAGCTGAGGCAGAAGCTACAGCGAAGGCAAACTAGAAAGGAGTTCATAAAATGAATGAAGAAGAAATTAAAATAGATCTTGCCGAAGTAAATAAAGCAGTCGATGGGCTCCAGTCATCCTCTCAAGGCTTCACCTCCTCCCTGGCAAGCGACTTCGCAAGCGGAAACGAACTGGATGCAGTAAAAAAAATCAACGAGCTTAATCAAGCACTTCAAGATGCAGCAGATCAATACAAAGCGCTTCTTTTAAAAAATATTCAGGCAACAAAAGAATCTGTCCAATCCATGAAGGATACAGACGACGAATTGGCGTCTACCTTTAAATAATGAAAGGAGGTTTTCTAAGCAATGAAAACTCTTGACGTCGAATCATTGAGCCAAGGCATTAAAACAGCCCTGGCAGAAATCAAATCACAAAAAGAGCAGCTAAAGAAAGTGGAGGCGGATGTCAAATCCATCGAAAACCTCCATACTGCCCTTACCGGTAAAGGCGGGCAGGCAATCCGTTCCTTTTACGGTGAAACACATAAGCCCCTTCTCGCCTACTATGATTTCTTATTCGAGAACTACGAGCGCGTTCTGAAAAAAATGAAAAAAGATCTGAGCGAGCTTGAGCCAGAAAAAAACGGAGTTATTAAACAGAGCTTTCTAGAGAGTGAACTGACCCAGGGACTGAACGAAACCAAAAACTACACCTCCGACCTGACTGACGAAGCAAACGGAATCATCGATACCATTAAATCCATCGCACCCGTAAGGAATCTTGACGACAGCGGTGTAGCTGGTAAAGTAAGTGAAGGAAAGAAAGACATGGAAGAAACCATCAAGCAGCTGACAGAGTATGACCAAAGTCAAACGTCTGAGCTCACTACCGTAGAGCAGGACGTGGAGAAATTAACGTCATATGTCAACCAAATTTCCGGTATGTATGATAGTGGAAAGCTTTCGGTTGGGGGGTATGTGCCTGGGCAGCTGTCGGATGTTAAAAGCGCAAGAGAATTGAATGGTGACTTAGCCGAAAAACGATTCATGCATTTAGGAAATATTATCGCTTCCCCGCTTAATACCCTAAACGAAAAATTGGGTATTGCTGATGCTGCTCTAATTGCAACACAGATAGCTGGAGCTGGCTTTAAATATAAACTTGCAAAAAAATTAACAGTACGTTATAGGAATAATATTAAACCCCAATTTTGGGATCGGATAAAAGGAAATTATGAATTCACAGTGAGCTCTGATCGTTCTTTAACCTCTAAAGGCAAACACAGAGATAAAACAGCCAAATTCCTTATCAACTTGATGCGAGAAGAAAATCCAAGCAATTCATTCAGAAAGATGGCCCAAAATTTTGTTAATACCTATGACAGTCCATCCCACTTAATTAAACATGCATTTGGATTCCCAAAGAATAGCAACGGGTGGATTAATGGAAAAGGATTCCAAAATCAAGTTAAAGATAGAGTTTCTGCGGGGTCTAAAGATGTTGTCAAAACTGTATTTAAAGCTGGAGGTTTAAAAACAGCAGCTAAGTTTGTACCGGGGGCTGCTACAGCAGTATCTTTTGTAGGGAATGCAGCAGAAATGTTTAGCCCTGAAAATTCTAGAAAAACAGTTGCTGAAAGAATAGGCCGCTCATTAGCTGGGGTTGGAACAGATATGGTAGCAATTGGTGCAGGAGCAAAAATTGGGGCGATCGCCGGTACCGCTATAGGTGGTCCAGTTGGCACTGTTATTGGAGGAGCTGTTGGCGGATTGGTAGGCGGAGTTGCAAGCACAATAGTAGGCGATAAGGTTAAAGATGCTGGTGAGAAAATATTTGGAGCAGGAGAAAAACTTATTAGTAAAGGGATTAACACTACGGTTAAGTCTGTAACAGGATGGTTTAATTAAACTTTTTATAAGGAGCACATCATGATCTCTATCGGTGTAATTAAAATAATTGAACTATGTATGGGCGCAATAATAGCAGGTCAATTTGGATATTCTATCGCTATATTAATTTTGGGCAGAGTGCAGATTGAATACTTTGAATGGGGAATTTTCGAGAATACAACGAATATATTCCTTAAATCTATCAACTTTGTTCTGTACTCTATAGCTGGTTTAGGTCCCTTTCTATACTATAAAAGCCAAAGAGACTCTTGGATTTTATCTAAACTACTTTATATTCTTTATCTGATCATTGCTGGAATCATTGCGATTATTTTATTTAATGTAATTAGTCAAACTCTTTATTTATTTAGCTGAGTTAATTCTCTTTAAGAAAGGAGCTTAAAAATGGAACATCAAATAACATGCACTACAGAAGAACTAGCAGTGCTGGTATCGGTATGTGGCTATCCTGAATTTGCTTTTGGTATGGATGCTGCTGCTTCTAAAAACCGTACAGAGGATGAGTGGAATTTAATTTTTGAAATAACGATTCCTCATCTACTGTTAAAAAATATATGGGATGAAGAAAAAGAGGCTAATGATGAGCAGCCGCTTAGCGAGAACATGCAAAACTTTATCAAATCCTATGTAGAATCCCGAAGAATGATTCGCTGCTCCAATGCTCCTCATATGAGTGCCTACATGTTTCATAAAGTAACGGAAAATGGCTGGCTTGCACATTCGATTTATAAAGATATCATACATGACTTTTCTTATGTAGAATCTGAAGAGATTCCAAAAATGATAAAAGATTACTATAGTTTTGAGTTTACCGATGAATATACACACAATGAATTTAAACTATCAGACGAAGATTTTGATTCCTTAAGCAAACAGGAAAACGCAAACCGCATCCTCGCAAAGGTTCATCAAGCTGAACATGAAAGCTTTAAAAAGTTTTTAGCTGACTTACATAAAAGCAGCTGGTCCCTTTTCAACATTTCAAATTTTGCTTTGTCAGATAAGGAAGAAGATACATATCTAGAGAACATTGTATTTTTCCTCCCTTCTACTAACGGGGTTTGGATAGCTGAATATACAGATGATCCAGTAACGCCCGTTTCAGTCCGATTAAATCCTCCGGATGAATGGTATGAAGTTATTAACGGCGTAGGCTTTGTTGCTGCAGCATCGTCATAAGAAAACTGCAGGATATCCCTGCAGTTTTCGTTTTTTAATCACTTCAAAAGATGAACCTAAGTCCTTACAAAAAGCAGTAGATTTTTGTTTCATGTTTTATGCAATTCTAATAGAGCCAGATATAAAATAGCTAAGAACCTTCTAAAGGAGCGCAACATGATTTCTAACGGTGTAATTACTATTATAGATCTCTGTATGGGAGCCATAATAGCTGGTCGATTCGGTTACGCCCTTGCTATCTTGATTCTAGGGAGAGTACAAATAGAGTATTTTGAGTGGGTAATATTCGAAAATACAAACAACATATTTTTGAAATGTATCAACTTTATTTTGTATTCTATCGCGGGACTGGGTCCATTTCTTTATTATAAGACCCACAGAAATTCATGGATTTTATCTAAACTGCTTTTTATTCTTTATTTAATCATCGCTGGAGTTATTGCTATCATTCTATTTAATGGTGTCAGTCATATTCTTAGGTTTATCAGTTGAAGGGGTTTTAACTCATGGAATCAATCTCAGAGATATTGAAAATCGGTGTAGCTCTGATCCTCACAGCTCAATGTTCCTATTGCTTTTCATTGCTGCTGATTGGAAACACGCTCCTCGATTATTATGAGTGGAGTATTTTTGAAAAGCCTAAACATTGGCTTCCAAAAACAACAAACTTTATTCTGAGGGGGATCTTCGGATTAGGTCCCTATCTTTATAAGAAGCTGCAGCACCATTCTTGGCTTTTAAGAAAACTGATTTTTTTCATATGGACCAATTTGGTTGTTTTAGGAAGTTTTTTAGCTTACTTATTCATTAGCTTCGTCCTTGATTTATTTTACTGATCAAATGCTTGACTAATCAGTCTAAGGAGTCTTCATCATGCATTCCCCAATAGAATTAATTGAAGTTGTCGTTTTAATTCTCTTAGTCAGTCAGAACGCATATGCTTTTACCTTAATCATCATGGGAAATGTTCTCTTAGAATATTATGAATGGGGCATTATCAAGAACCCAAAACACTGGGTTCCAAAAACCACAAATTTCTTTTTAAGATTTTTGTTTGGAATTGGACCCTATTTTTATAAAAAAACTCATAATGGACAACGCTCATGGTCAACTAGGAAATTACAATACATAGGCTGGTATCTTTTATTTTCAATTTTCTGTATCCTTTTTTATTCAATCTTAAGTTCTGTTCTTAGATTATTCATATAACCTCAGGGAGGGGTTGAGCATTGAACCATAAATATCCTGCATGAATTCTATCCTTGGGGTAACTTTACTTTACATATTATTAGGAGAATAACTTAATGGGGTTTGCAATCTTAAAAATAGTTGAAATATGTATCCTTATTATCCTTTGTCCTCAATTTGCATAGGCACTTGCAATACTTATTTTAGGGAAAATACAAATAGAATACTATGAATGGGGAATTTTTAAGGAGCCGGAAAACTGGTTTCATAAAATAGGAAATTTCATTTTGAGACTATTAGTTGGCATTGGACCTTTTATATATTACAAAACTGCAAATCGTTCATGGATCTTATCTAAATTACTATATTCCTTATTTCTGATTTGCCTTATCATATCTGGGATTATTTGTTATTATATTTTATCGCGCTTAGGAAATTTAATTACCGGTTAAGAACAATTAATGCAGTAAGTGAATTCTTAATAGGATTAGTGAGAATTCACAGGATAATAGTAAATCCACATATAATTAAATACCTCTATAGGAGCTCAAAAGATGATTTCCACAGGCCTAATCAAAATTATAGAATTATGTATGTTAGCCATTCTAGCAGGTCATTTCGGCTACGCCTTTGCTGTGTTAATTTTAGGCAGGGGACAAATAGAATATTTTGAATGGGGTATTTTTGATAAGAGCTCTAATGTATTTGGTAAACTTATTAACTTTGTCTTATACTCCATTGTTGGCCTAGGTCCATTTCTATACTACAAAAGTCAACGAGAATCTTGGATCTTATCCAAATTACTATACATTCTTTATCTCATACTTGCAGGAATAATCGCAATTATCTTATTTAATGTAATCAGTCGAACTCTTTATTTTTTTAGCTAGCAGGAGCATCTATATGAATACAGAGATTTCTCTATTAATATTAGAAAACACACTAATTGCTCTTTTGGGGGCTCAGAACGTTTATGCTTTTCTTATTCTACTAACAGGGAGTCTTGTTTTAGATTCGTACGAAAACGGAATCCATAAAGAAGGCTTAAAAAGAACTTGGCTTGAAAAGGTATTTTTAATTGTCGGGGTAACGTTATTCGGAATTGGCCCCTACATATACAGAAAACTGGATCAGCACTCCTGGATTGTAAAAAAGCTTCTTTTCATGCTCTTTTGTATTGGATTATTTATTGGGAGCATTATTCTATTTGCAATCATTATGTCTATCGTAAAATAAACGCTGACTGTATTAAAATCATTTCACTTAACAATTAAGGAGTTAGTACAATGTTCCTCGTACCCGAAATCATCAAAAATACTGTGCTTATTCTTTCTATCGTTCAGTGTACATATGCGGCATGCATTATTTTGCTTGGGGATACCCTTTATGAACAATTTGAAGATGGTGTAGTATACAATCCCAAGAATATTTTCTCGAAAACATGGAATTTTGTGATCTTCGTTCTTTTAGGCATCGGTCCTTATATATACAGAAGAAAAGCTCTGCATCTTAATTGGTTCGTTAAAAGAGCCGTTATGGCCTGGTGGGTTTTATTAATGATCATAGGAACGGTTATGATTAATTTTCTTATTTTCAGTATTACAAGCCTGCTTCAATGAGAGATGCTGTGTCTGACTGGAAACAGTGTTTTGTATATTTGAGTGGTTTTTAAGTTCACCTTGACTCATCCCTTACATGGACTTCCAGTCTGTTCGTCATATTGAATGCATTGATGATGTGCTGAATATCAGAAAAAACTAGCCCTATTGGTCCCTTCACTGAGGTTTTGTCGAAAAATATTTGTCGAAATTGTTCTTTTTATAGTAAAACCCAATTCGTTATATGGTATGATAGTACCAAAATGATGAGCAGGAGTGAAAAAATTGATCGGAGAACGCATTCGCAAATATCGTATAGAACGTAATTTATCCCTTACAGAACTCGCTAATCGTGCAGGCGTAGCTAAGTCATACTTGAGTTCCATTGAACGAAATCTTCAAACGAATCCTTCTGTGTTATTCCTGGAAAAAGTATCTTCTGTTTTAGGCGAGTCTGTGAATACACTGGTTAATGACACCGATGATCGCGAAAGTCTGGATACAGAATGGTCGATTTTAGTTAAAGAAGCCATGCAGTCTG
Protein-coding regions in this window:
- a CDS encoding helix-turn-helix domain-containing protein, with the protein product MIGERIRKYRIERNLSLTELANRAGVAKSYLSSIERNLQTNPSVLFLEKVSSVLGESVNTLVNDTDDRESLDTEWSILVKEAMQSGVTKDQFKEFLEFNKWKHNNEKTV
- a CDS encoding YwqI/YxiC family protein; this translates as MNEEEIKIDLAEVNKAVDGLQSSSQGFTSSLASDFASGNELDAVKKINELNQALQDAADQYKALLLKNIQATKESVQSMKDTDDELASTFK
- a CDS encoding YwqH-like family protein; this encodes MSAYLSYLYEQLREKEEQLEKLQAAKPKLEEIQQEFKAKIKMCKEPELTADTYNGEHATDFDKIRTELKEEYKDMYDGQLEDILNQIQGKIEELKDQIKNLKDQIAAEEARLAAEAKAEAEATAKAN
- a CDS encoding LXG domain-containing protein, with translation MKTLDVESLSQGIKTALAEIKSQKEQLKKVEADVKSIENLHTALTGKGGQAIRSFYGETHKPLLAYYDFLFENYERVLKKMKKDLSELEPEKNGVIKQSFLESELTQGLNETKNYTSDLTDEANGIIDTIKSIAPVRNLDDSGVAGKVSEGKKDMEETIKQLTEYDQSQTSELTTVEQDVEKLTSYVNQISGMYDSGKLSVGGYVPGQLSDVKSARELNGDLAEKRFMHLGNIIASPLNTLNEKLGIADAALIATQIAGAGFKYKLAKKLTVRYRNNIKPQFWDRIKGNYEFTVSSDRSLTSKGKHRDKTAKFLINLMREENPSNSFRKMAQNFVNTYDSPSHLIKHAFGFPKNSNGWINGKGFQNQVKDRVSAGSKDVVKTVFKAGGLKTAAKFVPGAATAVSFVGNAAEMFSPENSRKTVAERIGRSLAGVGTDMVAIGAGAKIGAIAGTAIGGPVGTVIGGAVGGLVGGVASTIVGDKVKDAGEKIFGAGEKLISKGINTTVKSVTGWFN